A DNA window from Centroberyx gerrardi isolate f3 chromosome 5, fCenGer3.hap1.cur.20231027, whole genome shotgun sequence contains the following coding sequences:
- the alpl gene encoding alkaline phosphatase, tissue-nonspecific isozyme yields MLWLSRGTRQPQRDDNMKVTALLIVCSCLILGSSGKPQFPEQEKEPKFWNAWAQRTLKSALTLQNLNKNKAKNIILFLGDGMGIPTVTAARILKGQLSGQSGEESLLEMDKFPFVALSKTYNTNAQVADSAGTATAYLCGVKANEGTVGVSAAAVRSQCNTTEGNEVTSILRWAKDAGKSVGIVTTTRVNHATPSAAYAHCVDREWFSDNEMPPEALQAGCKDIARQLFENIPNIDVIMGGGRKYMFPKNTSDVEYPGVAKHSGTRKDGRNLVQEWVDKMKDKKGHYVWNKKELLSLNPNNVDYLLGLFEPGDLPYDLERNIETDPSLTEMVEVAIKILRKNPSGFYLLVEGGRIDHGHHEGKAKQALHEAVEMDRAIGRADLMTSIHDTLTVVTADHSHVFNFGGYTPRGNTIFGLAPMMSDVDQKPFTAILYGNGPGFKMVNGARENVSTVDYQENNYQAQSAVPLRMETHGGEDVAVFSKGPMAHLLHGVHEQNYIPHVMAYAACIGQNREHCLSSSGTARLSPTLPGLAALLTATRLLC; encoded by the exons ATGTTATGGCTGTCTAGAGGAACACGTCAGCCGCAGAGAGACGACAACATGAAGGTGACGGCCCTGCTCATCGTTTGCTCCTGTCTGATCTTGGGAAGCTCGGGGAAGCCGCAATTCCCCG agcaagagaaagagccCAAGTTTTGGAATGCGTGGGCCCAGCGGACCCTGAAGAGCGCTCTGACACTTCAAAATCTCAACAAGAACAAAGCAAAGAACATTATCCTCTTCCTTGGAGACG GTATGGGCATTCCCACGGTGACGGCCGCGCGGATACTGAAGGGACAGCTGAGCGGACAGAGTGGGGAGGAGAGCCTGCTGGAGATGGACAAGTTCCCCTTTGTAGCTTTGTCCAAG ACATATAACACCAACGCACAGGTGGCAGACAGCGCTGGCACGGCCACAGCATACCTCTGCGGGGTGAAGGCCAACGAGGGCACGGTGGGCGTGTCTGCAGCTGCCGTCCGATCCCAGTGTAACACCACCGAGGGCAACGAGGTCACCTCCATCCTCAGATGGGCCAAGGATGCAG GAAAGTCAGTGGGAATAGTGACAACAACCCGTGTCAACCATGCCACCCCCAGCGCTGCCTACGCCCACTGTGTGGACCGAGAATGGTTCTCCGATAATGAGATGCCACCTGAAGCACTGCAGGCAGGCTGCAAGGACATCGCCAGACAACTGTTTGAAAACATCCCCAACATCGAT GTGATTatgggtggagggaggaagtATATGTTCCCCAAAAACACGTCGGACGTAGAATACCCTGGTGTGGCGAAGCACAGCGGCACCCGGAAGGATGGAAGAAACCTGGTGCAGGAGTGGGTCGACAAAATGAAGGATAAA AAAGGCCATTATGTATGGAACAAGAAGGAGCTCTTATCGCTGAATCCTAACAACGTGGATTACTTATTGG GTCTCTTTGAACCTGGGGATCTGCCATATGACTTGGAGAGGAACATTGAGACCGATCCTTCGCTGACAGAGATGGTGGAGGTGGCCATCAAGATCCTGAGGAAGAACCCCAGTGGATTTTACCTGCTGGTGGAAG GCGGGCGTATTGACCATGGGCACCATGAGGGCAAGGCCAAGCAGGCGCTGCATGAGGCGGTGGAGATGGACCGGGCCATCGGACGGGCCGATCTCATGACCAGCATCCACGACACCCTGACTGTCGTTACGGCCGACCATTCACACGTGTTCAACTTCGGAGGCTACACACCCAGAGGAAACACAATTTTTG GTCTGGCCCCCATGATGAGTGATGTTGACCAGAAGCCCTTCACCGCCATCTTATACGGGAACGGACCAGGTTTCAAAATGGTTAACGGAGCAAGGGAGAATGTCTCTACTGTTGACTACC AGGAAAACAACTACCAGGCCCAGTCAGCGGTTCCTCTGCGCATGGAGACTCACGGCGGGGAGGACGTGGCTGTGTTCTCCAAAGGTCCCATGGCTCACCTGCTGCACGGCGTCCACGAGCAGAACTACATCCCCCACGTAATGGCGTACGCCGCCTGCATCGGCCAGAACAGAGAacactgtctctcctccagcgGGACGGCCCGTTTGAGCCCGACTCTCCCCGGCCTGGCAGCTCTTCTCACAGCCACCCGACTTCTGTGCTGA